One genomic window of Entelurus aequoreus isolate RoL-2023_Sb linkage group LG07, RoL_Eaeq_v1.1, whole genome shotgun sequence includes the following:
- the LOC133654409 gene encoding uncharacterized protein LOC133654409: MATLLPGFAKLSPLVLHLLLLGSLFALTPPTAHAAGASDLWTPGPRLRDAGKASECTCEPAWESPEDSRDLPARRWSDERTQREGCSGARRGGMPGARKGTPEGFGTFRRSGDELPPPPLPGVVSAGKKGVVPPATSEAFSSSPVQSGKKRTVQRTRVSALPRPHLTKRGAHSAFVRAFSRSKAPGSRGRINGGLWEEAGELSRHCKDLKLSPEATYFPGYNSASYQKYKSHLNICMLVQAFCQSYQNKNSNDGARSSTSMVRRRAGNRSHLGRHRVIGPRSIREGGE; this comes from the coding sequence ATGGCTACACTGCTACCGGGCTTCGCCAAGCTCTCGCCTCTGGTACTTCACCTGCTTCTCCTCGGCTCTTTGTTCGCCCTCACCCCGCCGACGGCGCATGCAGCGGGGGCTTCCGACCTGTGGACCCCGGGCCCCCGCCTTCGGGATGCCGGTAAAGCGAGCGAGTGTACGTGCGAGCCAGCATGGGAGTCGCCGGAGGACAGCCGGGATCTACCCGCCCGCAGGTGGAGCGACGAGCGGACACAGCGTGAGGGATGCTCCGGAGCGCGGCGCGGAGGGATGCCGGGGGCACGAAAGGGGACACCGGAAGGATTCGGGACGTTTAGGAGGAGCGGGGACGAGCTACCGCCTCCTCCCCTCCCCGGTGTTGTCAGTGCGGGGAAGAAGGGCGTTGTTCCGCCCGCCACCTCGGAAGCTTTCAGCTCCTCGCCGGTTCAGAGCGGCAAAAAACGGACAGTACAAAGAACTAGAGTGAGCGCGCTGCCCCGGCCACACCTTACTAAACGTGGAGCCCACAGCGCCTTTGTGCGAGCATTTAGCCGGAGCAAGGCACCCGGAAGTAGAGGGAGAATCAATGGAGGTCTGTGGGAGGAAGCTGGTGAGCTCAGCAGGCACTGTAAGGATTTAAAATTATCACCAGAAGCAACGTATTTTCCTGGATATAATTCAGCTTCTTATCAAAAATATAAATCACATCTTAATATTTGTATGTTGGTCCAagcattttgtcagagttaccaGAACAAGAATAGTAATGATGGTGCTCGGAGCTCAACTAGCATGGTCAGGAGAAGAGCTGGTAATCGTTCTCATTTGGGCAGGCACCGTGTTATCGGACCACGCAGCATCCGAGAGGGGGGCGAG